TTCGGCCGCGACCTTGGTCAAGGCGCCTTCAAGGATACGGACGTTGCTCGGTATGGCTTCGGCCATGTACATCGCCACGTCGTGCGAGATTTCGAAGCCTTCTTGCTGAGCTTTGGCGAGAAGGATCGCGCAGCGGGTTTCGGTGTCCGGCATGAGGACGTCGGCGACGAGACCGCTTTCGAACCGCGACCGCAGCCGTTCGTCCATCAAGAGCAAGTCGCGCGGCGGCCTGTCCGAACACAGCACGATCTGCTTGCCGAGCGCATAGAGATAGTTGAACGTGTGGAAGAGCTCTTCCTGCGTCCGTTCCTTGCCTGCAATGAACTGGACGTCGTCAAGGAGCCAAACCTGGACGTTGCGCTGCGACTTGCGGAACTGGTCGATCCGGTTGTTCTGGAGCGCCTGGACGAACTCTTCGGCGAACTGCTGCGCCGTGACGTACATGACCACGCAACGGTTGTCCCGGCGGTGGATCTCATAAGCGATCGACCGCATCAGATGCGTCTTTCCGAGTCCGCTCGACCCGTAAATGAAAAGCGGGTTGTACTTGACTCCGGGTTGTGCGGCGACGGCCTTTGCTCCGGCGTAGGCAAGCCGGTTGCTCTGGCCGACGACGAAGTTCTCGAAGCGGTACCTCCCGTCGGGAAGGAAGTCGGAAACCGTGGGTTCGAAACTGAGGGCGTGACGGGCCGGATCAGAAGCGGGGTCGCTCCGTTCGCGCGGCTGGACCCGGAGCTCGAGGCGGACGGGCGAACCGACCGCGTCGGACAGAGCCGTCTGGACCGGCTCGCTGTACTTCTCGCGGACCCACTCCTGGACGAACTGTCCCGGAGCGTCGAAGACGGCCGTCCCGTTGTCGAGGCCGACAGGCGTCAACGGCCTGAGGAACTTCTTGATGGCGGTATCGGGAAGGACGCCTGCGAGCGATCTCAAAGCCGCCTCCCAGGCCGTCTTTAGCATCACTTGCTGCTCGTTGTCCTCAATCGTGTATTGGTCCGCCATGGCCGCAAGTGCCGGCCGTGTGGCCGGTCGGGGAAGGGCATTATACACACGGAGCCGGTCGAATTCCCGGTGCGCGGGCAGGCCCCTTCGACATTATTTTCCCACGGGTTCTCAACGGGCCTTCCCGCGCTCTGTCCGGGACCGGAGCCCGACTTTCGGCCAGACTGGACCATGTCCGAAAGGGTGCTCGCCGTCCTCGGCGGATCGGATTCCAGCGACACGCAGATCGAGGCCTGGGCGAAGAGCGCGGACGTCGTTTACGCGGCCGACCAAGCGGCGAACCGCCTCGTCCGGCTCGGCGTCCGGCCGATCGTCGTCGGAGACCTCGATTCGTTCGACAGGGCCTTGTCCGGCGGCGTCGCGCGCGTCCATGAAGATCCGGATCCGGACCGCACGGACGCTGACAAAGTGTTCGACCTCCTCCACGCCGAGGGCCGCCGATCGGCCACCGTGGCCGGGCTCGAAGGAGACCTCTTAGACCATGTCTTGGCAAGCCTGTCCACGCTGGCACGAAGCCCCCTCGACCTTCGCGTGGTCTTCCGGAGCGGGATCGGCCACATCGTCCGGGCGGGCGTTCCGGCGACCGAGCCCGCCGCCGCCGGACGGCGCGTCTCTTTGATCCCGTTGACCTCGTGCCGGGGCGTCCATTTGACCGGAACGAAGTGGGACGTGACCGATCGGGACATGGCTCCGGCGGGCTTTCTGAGCGTCTCGAACGAGGGCGCGGGACCGGTTTCGGCCCGGTTGGAGAGCGGTACCGCTTTGCTGTTCGTCGGTCGCGAGCCCGACTCGCCGCCCGAATGGTGAACCTTTTGAGCCCTGCAAGCCGACCATTATAGTGAGACGGGGGCGTCGTCGCCCCTGTAAACGACCATGGACCTTTCGCAGCACGAAACGGCGCCCGAAACGGCGACCGCCGAAGAAGCCGCCGTCGACCAGACCGTCGCCGCCGTCGAGCCCCAAGACGAGAGCGGGTCGGATCCGGAACCGGGGACGATCGAAGCTTCGCTCGTTCTGAAACGCGCCGGCCAGGAGACCGACGAGGTGTTCCCGTTCCAGGCTCCGGCCGTGATCGGTCGCTTCGACGCCAGTGTCGGGCCGGTGGACATCGACCTGGGCGACCTTCCAGAGGGCAGTTATGTCAGCCGTAAGCACGCCAAGATCACCTGCGACGACGGCGTCTACCGAATCATCGACCTTGGCTCCTCCAACGGGACTTACGTTCTGAGGGACGACTTCGAAAAAGTTACGGAATCGGAGATCTTCGACGGGACCGAGATCGCTTTGGGCAACGCAAGGTTCGTGGTCCGGCTAAAATAGGTGTCGAGCCCTAAAAAGGTTCGGAGG
This genomic window from Armatimonadota bacterium contains:
- the dnaA gene encoding chromosomal replication initiator protein DnaA, whose protein sequence is MADQYTIEDNEQQVMLKTAWEAALRSLAGVLPDTAIKKFLRPLTPVGLDNGTAVFDAPGQFVQEWVREKYSEPVQTALSDAVGSPVRLELRVQPRERSDPASDPARHALSFEPTVSDFLPDGRYRFENFVVGQSNRLAYAGAKAVAAQPGVKYNPLFIYGSSGLGKTHLMRSIAYEIHRRDNRCVVMYVTAQQFAEEFVQALQNNRIDQFRKSQRNVQVWLLDDVQFIAGKERTQEELFHTFNYLYALGKQIVLCSDRPPRDLLLMDERLRSRFESGLVADVLMPDTETRCAILLAKAQQEGFEISHDVAMYMAEAIPSNVRILEGALTKVAAEASLSSEEISLGLAQSIVERYYQTVGTAKPSFEQILDSVSRHYQIKVDEIKGVSRKAPVAHARHVAVFIAREITGDSWKHIGALFGNRDHTSMMHGYRKIRDLMNRDKELNASVRLLMRDLYPEV
- a CDS encoding thiamine diphosphokinase — encoded protein: MSERVLAVLGGSDSSDTQIEAWAKSADVVYAADQAANRLVRLGVRPIVVGDLDSFDRALSGGVARVHEDPDPDRTDADKVFDLLHAEGRRSATVAGLEGDLLDHVLASLSTLARSPLDLRVVFRSGIGHIVRAGVPATEPAAAGRRVSLIPLTSCRGVHLTGTKWDVTDRDMAPAGFLSVSNEGAGPVSARLESGTALLFVGREPDSPPEW
- a CDS encoding FHA domain-containing protein — protein: MDLSQHETAPETATAEEAAVDQTVAAVEPQDESGSDPEPGTIEASLVLKRAGQETDEVFPFQAPAVIGRFDASVGPVDIDLGDLPEGSYVSRKHAKITCDDGVYRIIDLGSSNGTYVLRDDFEKVTESEIFDGTEIALGNARFVVRLK